From a single Ornithodoros turicata isolate Travis chromosome 8, ASM3712646v1, whole genome shotgun sequence genomic region:
- the LOC135366831 gene encoding angiomotin-like protein 1 isoform X1, whose protein sequence is MKSVRTTTTSSFLPSGQMPFYQMSGYCQSCSGSETDVSTSTENLTSEERHALRRGERQDPQGQETLAPDELEDAASRSNTLVIRNNSSIDGFTSPLYGKSLTPERCISLTPAPVREITDIPKHYLDQSEVLKHLAKEVHNQRTHRRGSSLSQSHPDLTQVGGACKDAGASASEENATKVVNQLLEENAALKAELDLYYGKASRLQKLELELQKVQQAQEELVRTTEKREKLQAAMRARLELERAKAHDMNRRLREQLDAALSQLSLRSMPEHNDAELKKEVSRRDVLIAQLLTQNKELSAEKERKDIELQAQRATLQEQRNHIDILDNALNNAQANVVRMEEECRKKQFYVERVNQLQKALGNLQLANERRLQMEKRCRSQLERDVETLKTEGKAVATSKKESEDTEHLRKVLREYEEKIIALENEVARWEQRYLEESTMRQIAVDAASVPKDAKIAALERTSQESEKLIAQVRSEKLKQMDELYASQRKCAEQEGKLKDMESRLAEKEAMIKVLQHHSQEKDAALQSAVLGRPRHTRAASSVPLGSSTASVAVAHRRTGSKDEIGSSSLAVVSSESTSNATNTVTSQAAACADAKRSIDEQLKEFGSRLSNKESIMDALRLESEQHPSEHVWRV, encoded by the exons ATGAAATCTGTTCGAACAACGACAACCTCGTCCTTTTTGCCAAGTGGCCAGATGCCGTTCTATCAAATGTCAG GGTACTGCCAAAGTTGTTCAGGAAGCGAAACTGACGTCTCCACGTCTACCGAGAACCTCACCTCTGAAGAGCGGCATGCACTGCGCCGAGGGGAGCGGCAAGATCCGCAAGGTCAAGAAACGCTGGCCCCAGACGAACTGGAAGACGCTGCTTCCCGCTCCAATACCCTTGTCATCCGTAACAACAG CTCCATCGATGGGTTTACGTCTCCACTGTACGGCAAAAGCCTAACCCCCGAGCGCTGCATATCCCTGACTCCCGCTCCGGTGCGGGAGATCACGGACATCCCCAAGCACTACTTGGACCAGTCTGAAGTTCTCAAGCATTTGGCGAAGGAGGTTCACAACCAGCGGACTCACAGACGGGGCTCAAGTCTGTCGCAGTCACACCCTGACCTAACGCAG GTCGGAGGTGCCTGCAAAGACGCTGGGGCATCCGCTTCCGAGGAGAACGCAACTAAGGTGGTCAATCAGTTGCTGGAGGAGAATGCTGCCCTCAAAGCAGAGCTGGACCTGTACTACGGGAAGGCGTCTCGACTCCAGAAATTGGAGTTGGAGTTGCAGAAGGTTCAGCAGGCTCAGGAGGAATTGGTTAGAACCACGGAGAAGCGGGAGAAGCTGCAGGCAGCCATGAGGGCGCGGCTGGAACTGGAACGAGCGAAGGCACATGATATGAACCGACGGCTACGTG AACAACTCGACGCTGCTCTTTCACAGCTCTCCTTACGTTCT ATGCCAGAGCATAACGACGCCGAGCTGAAGAAGGAAGTCAGTCGGAGGGACGTACTCATCGCTCAGCTTCTAACGCAGA ACAAGGAATTATCGGCGGAGAAGGAGCGCAAGGACATCGAACTTCAGGCACAGCGAGCAACACTGCAAGAACAACGCAACCACATTGACATCTTAGACAACGCTTTGAATAATGCGCAGGCTAACGTTGTGCGGATGGAAGAGGAG TGCCGCAAGAAGCAGTTCTACGTCGAACGAGTCAACCAGCTGCAGAAAGCTCTCGGCAACCTTCAACTTGCAAACGAGAGGCGCCTGCAAATGGAAAAACGTTGTCGTTCCCAGCTCGAACGGGATGTTGAGACCCTAAAG ACGGAGGGGAAGGCAGTGGCGACCAGTAAAAAGGAATCCGAAGACACGGAACACCTAAGAAAAGTGCTTCGAGAGTATGAAGAAAAGATCATCGCCCTCGAAAACGAAGTGGCGAGG TGGGAACAACGGTACCTGGAAGAAAGCACCATGCGGCAGATAGCAGTCGACGCGGCATCAGTACCAAA GGATGCCAAGATTGCCGCATTGGAGCGGACTTCGCAGGAGAGCGAGAAGCTGATAGCGCAGGTGCGGTCTGAGAAGTTGAAACAGATGGACGAACTGTACGCTTCCCAGAGGAAGTGTGCGGAGCAAGAGGGAAA GCTGAAAGACATGGAGTCACGCTTGGCAGAAAAGGAGGCTATGATCAAGGTACTGCAGCACCACTCTCAAGAGAAAGATGCAGCCCTGCAGAGTGCCGTCCTTGGGAGGCCGAGGCACACGCGTGCAGCCTCTTCGGTGCCCCTCGGCTCTTCAACTGCATCTGTTGCCGTTGCCCACCGCCGAACGGGGAGCAAAGACGAAATTG GTTCTTCTAGTCTAGCAGTAGTATCGAGCGAATCTACGAGCAACGCCACGAATACGGTGACGTCGCAGGCAGCTGCCTGTGCCGACGCCAAGAGGAGCATAGACGAGCAGCTCAAGGAGTTTGGCTCCCGGCTCTCGAATAAG GAATCGATAATGGATGCACTGCGGCTGGAATCCGAGCAGCACCCGAGCGAACATGTCTGGAGAGTGTGA
- the LOC135366831 gene encoding angiomotin-like protein 1 isoform X2, which yields MKSVRTTTTSSFLPSGQMPFYQMSGYCQSCSGSETDVSTSTENLTSEERHALRRGERQDPQGQETLAPDELEDAASRSNTLVIRNNSSIDGFTSPLYGKSLTPERCISLTPAPVREITDIPKHYLDQSEVLKHLAKEVHNQRTHRRGSSLSQSHPDLTQVGGACKDAGASASEENATKVVNQLLEENAALKAELDLYYGKASRLQKLELELQKVQQAQEELVRTTEKREKLQAAMRARLELERAKAHDMNRRLREQLDAALSQLSLRSMPEHNDAELKKEVSRRDVLIAQLLTQNKELSAEKERKDIELQAQRATLQEQRNHIDILDNALNNAQANVVRMEEECRKKQFYVERVNQLQKALGNLQLANERRLQMEKRCRSQLERDVETLKTEGKAVATSKKESEDTEHLRKVLREYEEKIIALENEVARWEQRYLEESTMRQIAVDAASVPKDAKIAALERTSQESEKLIAQVRSEKLKQMDELYASQRKCAEQEGKLKDMESRLAEKEAMIKVLQHHSQEKDAALQSAVLGRPRHTRAASSVPLGSSTASVAVAHRRTGSKDEIGSSSLAVVSSESTSNATNTVTSQAAACADAKRSIDEQLKEFGSRLSNKFFF from the exons ATGAAATCTGTTCGAACAACGACAACCTCGTCCTTTTTGCCAAGTGGCCAGATGCCGTTCTATCAAATGTCAG GGTACTGCCAAAGTTGTTCAGGAAGCGAAACTGACGTCTCCACGTCTACCGAGAACCTCACCTCTGAAGAGCGGCATGCACTGCGCCGAGGGGAGCGGCAAGATCCGCAAGGTCAAGAAACGCTGGCCCCAGACGAACTGGAAGACGCTGCTTCCCGCTCCAATACCCTTGTCATCCGTAACAACAG CTCCATCGATGGGTTTACGTCTCCACTGTACGGCAAAAGCCTAACCCCCGAGCGCTGCATATCCCTGACTCCCGCTCCGGTGCGGGAGATCACGGACATCCCCAAGCACTACTTGGACCAGTCTGAAGTTCTCAAGCATTTGGCGAAGGAGGTTCACAACCAGCGGACTCACAGACGGGGCTCAAGTCTGTCGCAGTCACACCCTGACCTAACGCAG GTCGGAGGTGCCTGCAAAGACGCTGGGGCATCCGCTTCCGAGGAGAACGCAACTAAGGTGGTCAATCAGTTGCTGGAGGAGAATGCTGCCCTCAAAGCAGAGCTGGACCTGTACTACGGGAAGGCGTCTCGACTCCAGAAATTGGAGTTGGAGTTGCAGAAGGTTCAGCAGGCTCAGGAGGAATTGGTTAGAACCACGGAGAAGCGGGAGAAGCTGCAGGCAGCCATGAGGGCGCGGCTGGAACTGGAACGAGCGAAGGCACATGATATGAACCGACGGCTACGTG AACAACTCGACGCTGCTCTTTCACAGCTCTCCTTACGTTCT ATGCCAGAGCATAACGACGCCGAGCTGAAGAAGGAAGTCAGTCGGAGGGACGTACTCATCGCTCAGCTTCTAACGCAGA ACAAGGAATTATCGGCGGAGAAGGAGCGCAAGGACATCGAACTTCAGGCACAGCGAGCAACACTGCAAGAACAACGCAACCACATTGACATCTTAGACAACGCTTTGAATAATGCGCAGGCTAACGTTGTGCGGATGGAAGAGGAG TGCCGCAAGAAGCAGTTCTACGTCGAACGAGTCAACCAGCTGCAGAAAGCTCTCGGCAACCTTCAACTTGCAAACGAGAGGCGCCTGCAAATGGAAAAACGTTGTCGTTCCCAGCTCGAACGGGATGTTGAGACCCTAAAG ACGGAGGGGAAGGCAGTGGCGACCAGTAAAAAGGAATCCGAAGACACGGAACACCTAAGAAAAGTGCTTCGAGAGTATGAAGAAAAGATCATCGCCCTCGAAAACGAAGTGGCGAGG TGGGAACAACGGTACCTGGAAGAAAGCACCATGCGGCAGATAGCAGTCGACGCGGCATCAGTACCAAA GGATGCCAAGATTGCCGCATTGGAGCGGACTTCGCAGGAGAGCGAGAAGCTGATAGCGCAGGTGCGGTCTGAGAAGTTGAAACAGATGGACGAACTGTACGCTTCCCAGAGGAAGTGTGCGGAGCAAGAGGGAAA GCTGAAAGACATGGAGTCACGCTTGGCAGAAAAGGAGGCTATGATCAAGGTACTGCAGCACCACTCTCAAGAGAAAGATGCAGCCCTGCAGAGTGCCGTCCTTGGGAGGCCGAGGCACACGCGTGCAGCCTCTTCGGTGCCCCTCGGCTCTTCAACTGCATCTGTTGCCGTTGCCCACCGCCGAACGGGGAGCAAAGACGAAATTG GTTCTTCTAGTCTAGCAGTAGTATCGAGCGAATCTACGAGCAACGCCACGAATACGGTGACGTCGCAGGCAGCTGCCTGTGCCGACGCCAAGAGGAGCATAGACGAGCAGCTCAAGGAGTTTGGCTCCCGGCTCTCGAATAAG TTCTTCTTTTAA
- the LOC135367561 gene encoding PAXIP1-associated glutamate-rich protein 1-like, whose amino-acid sequence MENSSKPNDFRQNTEEDWRVSCSDEEKYGTPADSTGRCSWEPKPEEIIQLYTVLAKKGILDLEWHCPGRRSPSVHSNESENAEKRTMEEDEKKTVEPNEFDFDDDVMEPKCSPKITPGALRRRTAPPSSAQRRVAKFDKVMFDLRRHRELDAIVKTDKGN is encoded by the coding sequence ATGGAAAACAGTTCGAAGCCCAACGATTTCCGCCAAAACACGGAAGAGGATTGGAGAGTGTCTTGTAGTGACGAAGAAAAGTATGGGACTCCTGCCGATTCCACTGGGAGATGTTCGTGGGAGCCCAAGCCCGAGGAAATAATTCAGCTTTATACTGTGTTAGCTAAAAAAGGGATCTTAGACCTCGAATGGCACTGTCCTGGAAGAAGATCCCCGAGTGTCCACTCCAACGAGTCTGAAAATGCGGAAAAGCGAACCATGGAAGAGGACGAAAAGAAAACTGTGGAACCTAATGAATTTGACtttgatgatgacgtcatggaaCCTAAGTGTAGCCCGAAGATTACACCGGGTGCTCTCCGGAGAAGGACTGCACCTCCTAGTAGTGCACAAAGGCGCGTAGCTAAGTTCGACAAGGTGATGTTTGACCTGCGCAGACACCGAGAACTGGATGCCATCGTCAAAACTGACAAGGGCAACTAA